In Streptomyces sp. NBC_01408, one DNA window encodes the following:
- a CDS encoding YafY family protein → MKSSRLLSILLLLQTRERMTAAELARELEVSVRTVYRDAEALAAAGVPLYGEAGHSGGYQLLAGYRTRLTGLSTGEAEALFLTGMPGPAAELGLGRALSAAQLKLRAALPPELRAQADRMRMRFHLDAPGWYAEHEETPHLAQVADAVWRGRVVEVRYRRWKEPREVDRVLAPYGLVLKAGRWYLVAGPEGARTYRVDQILSVTQTARTVELPEGFDLAAHWRRSQEDFHARLYPEEAEVRLSARAADRLTGAQARALAATGRPDPETPGWTRATLPIESADAAEAQFLALAADAEVLSPPALRARIRTALAAMAARYDGR, encoded by the coding sequence GTGAAGTCGAGCCGCCTGCTGTCGATCCTCCTCCTGCTCCAGACCCGGGAGCGGATGACCGCCGCCGAGCTGGCGCGGGAGCTGGAGGTGTCCGTCCGTACGGTCTACCGCGACGCGGAGGCGCTGGCCGCGGCGGGCGTCCCGCTGTACGGGGAGGCCGGGCACAGTGGGGGCTACCAGCTGCTCGCCGGCTACCGGACCCGGCTGACGGGGCTCAGTACGGGCGAGGCGGAGGCCCTGTTCCTGACCGGAATGCCGGGACCGGCGGCGGAACTGGGCCTCGGGCGGGCCCTGTCGGCGGCCCAGCTGAAGTTGCGGGCGGCGCTGCCGCCGGAGTTGCGCGCGCAGGCCGACCGGATGCGGATGCGGTTCCACCTGGACGCGCCGGGCTGGTACGCGGAGCACGAGGAGACCCCGCACCTCGCGCAGGTGGCCGACGCCGTGTGGCGGGGCCGGGTGGTCGAGGTGCGCTACCGCAGGTGGAAGGAGCCCCGGGAGGTGGACCGGGTCCTCGCCCCTTACGGTCTGGTCCTGAAGGCGGGGCGCTGGTACCTGGTGGCGGGCCCGGAAGGCGCCCGGACGTACCGGGTGGACCAGATCCTGTCGGTGACGCAGACGGCGCGGACCGTGGAGCTCCCGGAAGGCTTCGACCTCGCGGCGCACTGGCGCCGGAGCCAGGAGGACTTCCACGCGCGGCTGTACCCGGAGGAGGCGGAGGTACGGCTCTCCGCGCGCGCCGCGGACCGGCTGACGGGTGCCCAGGCGCGCGCCCTGGCAGCCACCGGCCGCCCGGATCCGGAGACTCCCGGCTGGACCCGCGCGACCCTCCCGATCGAGTCGGCGGACGCCGCGGAGGCCCAATTCCTGGCCCTGGCCGCGGACGCGGAGGTCCTCTCCCCGCCCGCCCTCCGCGCACGCATCAGAACCGCACTGGCGGCCATGGCGGCCCGGTACGACGGCCGTTAG
- a CDS encoding DUF1801 domain-containing protein: MNPVTVDTYLAAAPDARREALTRLRELCVAELTGFEEHIAYGMPAYTRPGAEAGEIAWANQKQYISFYLLRTDIRDAFAERLAAHDMGKACLRFRNPAKVDFTLLRDLLRATAEAGPGKVC; encoded by the coding sequence ATGAACCCCGTCACCGTCGACACCTACCTCGCCGCTGCCCCGGATGCCCGCCGCGAGGCCCTCACCCGCCTGCGGGAGCTGTGCGTGGCGGAGCTGACGGGCTTCGAGGAGCACATCGCCTACGGCATGCCCGCGTACACCCGGCCGGGGGCCGAGGCCGGGGAGATCGCCTGGGCGAACCAGAAGCAGTACATCTCCTTCTACCTGCTGCGTACGGACATCCGCGACGCCTTCGCGGAGCGCCTGGCCGCCCACGACATGGGCAAAGCCTGCCTCCGCTTCCGCAACCCCGCCAAGGTCGACTTCACCCTCCTGCGCGACCTCCTCCGCGCCACGGCGGAGGCGGGGCCGGGGAAGGTCTGCTGA
- a CDS encoding DMT family transporter, whose amino-acid sequence MPAPSSSSTTAAPSAEASVPLPAGGGSGGSSRGGLGSGLGPVALVISAGISVQFGAALAVMIMPRAGAAGVVTLRLAAAALVLLLLCRPKVRGYSRADWGTVVVFGITMAGMNGLFYQAVDRIPLGPAVTLEVLGPLALSVIVSRRLVNLLWAGLALAGVVLLSSHGGGGFGGLDLVGAAFALGAGAMWAAYIVFSARTGRRFPQADGLALAMAVAAVLSLPLGIVEAGSDLLVPSTLALGVGVAVLSSVLPYTLELLALRRMPSPTFAILMSLEPAIAATAGFLVLNQAMSALDALAIALVIAASMGAVRSQIRKQPAGRRPTGKQPAV is encoded by the coding sequence ATGCCCGCACCCTCCTCATCCTCGACGACCGCCGCCCCTTCCGCGGAAGCCTCCGTTCCGCTCCCCGCGGGCGGCGGCAGCGGCGGCAGCAGCCGCGGCGGCCTCGGCAGCGGCCTCGGGCCGGTCGCGCTGGTGATCTCGGCGGGCATCTCGGTGCAGTTCGGCGCCGCCCTCGCGGTCATGATCATGCCGCGGGCCGGCGCGGCGGGCGTGGTCACGCTGCGCCTCGCGGCCGCCGCGCTCGTCCTGCTCCTCCTGTGCCGGCCCAAGGTGCGCGGCTACTCCCGCGCCGACTGGGGCACGGTCGTCGTCTTCGGCATCACCATGGCCGGCATGAACGGCCTCTTCTACCAGGCCGTGGACCGGATCCCGCTCGGTCCGGCCGTCACCCTGGAGGTCCTCGGACCGCTCGCCCTGTCGGTGATCGTCTCGCGGCGCCTGGTCAACCTGCTCTGGGCGGGCCTCGCCCTGGCCGGCGTCGTGCTGCTGTCCAGCCACGGCGGGGGCGGCTTCGGCGGTCTCGACCTCGTGGGCGCGGCCTTCGCGCTCGGCGCGGGCGCGATGTGGGCCGCGTACATCGTCTTCAGCGCGCGGACCGGCCGCCGCTTCCCGCAGGCGGACGGCCTGGCCCTGGCCATGGCGGTGGCCGCGGTGCTCTCGCTCCCGCTGGGCATCGTCGAAGCCGGCTCCGACCTGCTGGTCCCGAGCACCCTCGCCCTGGGCGTGGGCGTGGCCGTACTGTCCTCCGTGCTGCCCTACACCCTGGAACTGCTCGCCCTGCGACGGATGCCCTCCCCGACCTTCGCCATCCTGATGAGCCTCGAACCGGCCATCGCCGCCACCGCCGGGTTCCTCGTCCTCAACCAGGCCATGTCCGCCCTGGACGCGCTGGCCATCGCCCTCGTGATCGCGGCCAGCATGGGGGCGGTCCGGTCCCAGATCCGCAAGCAGCCCGCCGGAAGGCGGCCCACCGGAAAGCAGCCCGCCGTATGA
- a CDS encoding FAD-binding and (Fe-S)-binding domain-containing protein — protein sequence MDASNYRRVPVGVVAPRDAEDVAAALRVCAEAGVPVVPRGGGTSIAGQATGLGVVLDLTRHMNALVSVDPAARTAVVQPGLVLDRLRDAVRPYGLTFGPDPSTHSRCTLGGMIGNNACGAHSVAWGTTADNVAELTVTAYGGTSHRISTGWAGAPAGLRELVDGNLALLRTGMGGGFSRRISGYGGLDSLLPERGAELARAFCGSEGTLGVVTEALVRLVEAPRAPVLAVLGYADESAAADAASGLLPLGPLTVEGMAQDLVRGAAGLPRGGAWLFVEMPDEGGARSLVRGADALDSVVVTDSAGQRALWRIREDAAGTATRMPDGSMAWPGWEDCAVPPARLGAYLREFRALLAAHGLRGSPYGHFGEGCVHVRIDFDLASAGGVARFRTFSEELADLVISHGGSLSGEHGDGQARAELLPRMYGAEVVGLFAAYKDVWDPAGGMNPGMLVRPRRLDENLRFTVLPPTPFAREVARCVGVAKCRTAEPGGPGVMCPSYRVTGEEQHSTRGRARLLHEMLAGEVITDGWRSKEVAEALDLCLSCKGCRSDCPVGVDMAAYKAEFLHHHWAGRIRPLSHYTLGGLPAWLRLITRLRATRLANALARRLPVPGLTRNPTRSLPELAGQTFRGWWGAQAGAGPKPASPAFEARVRAEPGSRPQGQIRPGQAPPKGQAPPERQDKAQTPPKDHAPPTPTVTLWPDTFTEYLSPDTGRAAVRVLQAAGLRVAVPPGRVCCGLTYVSTGRLDRARKVLRRTLDAVDALGALGEADGPVLVLEPSCAAALRTDLPALLPDDPRAPRLAAAVRTFAETLEEHAPHWQPPRLDRPVAGQTHCHQHAVLGDGADRRLRERAGLVGELSGGCCGLAGNFGFEPGHHEVSVACAEEQLLPSLRAAPPNVVVQADGFSCRTQIAQLGGGGHRPRHLAELLAEGLDGGEGPGEGTAGAADT from the coding sequence ATGGACGCCTCCAACTACCGCCGGGTCCCCGTCGGCGTGGTCGCCCCGCGGGACGCCGAGGACGTGGCGGCCGCGCTCCGGGTGTGCGCCGAGGCCGGCGTCCCGGTCGTCCCGCGCGGCGGCGGCACCTCCATCGCGGGCCAGGCCACGGGCCTGGGCGTGGTCCTCGACCTCACCCGGCACATGAACGCCCTGGTCTCCGTGGACCCGGCGGCCCGCACCGCGGTCGTCCAGCCGGGGCTGGTCCTCGACCGGCTGCGGGACGCGGTGCGCCCGTACGGGCTGACCTTCGGGCCCGACCCCTCCACGCATTCCCGCTGCACCCTCGGCGGCATGATCGGCAACAACGCGTGCGGGGCCCACTCGGTGGCCTGGGGCACCACCGCCGACAACGTGGCCGAGCTGACGGTGACCGCGTACGGGGGCACCTCGCACCGGATCTCCACCGGCTGGGCGGGGGCCCCCGCGGGGCTGCGGGAACTCGTCGACGGGAACCTGGCGCTGCTGCGGACGGGAATGGGCGGCGGCTTCTCGCGGCGGATCTCCGGCTACGGCGGCCTCGACTCGCTGCTGCCCGAGCGGGGCGCGGAGTTGGCCCGCGCGTTCTGCGGGAGCGAGGGCACGCTCGGGGTGGTGACCGAGGCCCTGGTGCGCCTGGTGGAAGCGCCGCGCGCGCCGGTGCTCGCGGTGCTCGGGTACGCCGACGAGAGCGCGGCGGCGGACGCGGCGTCGGGGCTGCTGCCGTTGGGCCCGCTGACGGTCGAGGGGATGGCGCAGGACCTGGTGCGCGGGGCCGCGGGGCTGCCCCGGGGCGGGGCCTGGCTGTTCGTGGAGATGCCGGACGAGGGCGGGGCGAGGTCACTCGTACGGGGTGCCGACGCGCTCGACTCGGTGGTCGTCACCGACTCGGCGGGGCAGCGGGCGCTGTGGCGGATCCGCGAGGACGCGGCCGGCACGGCGACCCGGATGCCCGACGGCTCCATGGCCTGGCCGGGCTGGGAGGACTGCGCGGTGCCGCCGGCCCGGCTGGGGGCGTACCTGCGGGAGTTCCGGGCGCTGCTGGCGGCGCACGGGCTGCGCGGATCCCCGTACGGGCACTTCGGCGAGGGCTGCGTGCACGTACGGATCGACTTCGACCTGGCATCGGCGGGAGGCGTGGCCCGCTTCCGGACGTTCTCGGAGGAGCTGGCCGACCTGGTGATCTCCCACGGCGGCTCGCTGTCGGGGGAGCACGGGGACGGGCAGGCCCGCGCGGAACTCCTGCCGAGGATGTACGGGGCGGAGGTGGTCGGGCTCTTCGCCGCCTACAAGGACGTGTGGGACCCGGCGGGCGGCATGAACCCCGGGATGCTGGTCCGGCCGCGGCGCCTCGACGAGAACCTGCGCTTCACCGTGCTCCCGCCGACGCCCTTCGCCCGGGAGGTTGCACGGTGCGTCGGGGTCGCGAAGTGCCGTACGGCCGAGCCGGGCGGGCCCGGGGTGATGTGCCCCTCGTACCGGGTCACCGGCGAGGAGCAGCACTCCACGCGCGGCCGGGCCCGGCTGCTGCACGAGATGCTGGCCGGGGAGGTCATCACCGACGGCTGGCGCTCGAAGGAGGTGGCCGAGGCGCTGGACCTGTGCCTGAGCTGCAAGGGCTGCCGCAGCGACTGCCCGGTGGGCGTGGACATGGCCGCCTACAAGGCGGAGTTCCTGCACCACCACTGGGCCGGCCGGATCCGCCCGCTGTCCCACTACACCCTGGGCGGCCTCCCGGCCTGGCTCCGCCTGATCACCCGCCTACGGGCGACGCGCCTCGCGAACGCCCTGGCCCGCCGCCTCCCCGTACCGGGCCTGACCCGCAACCCCACCCGAAGCCTGCCGGAACTGGCGGGGCAGACGTTCAGGGGGTGGTGGGGGGCGCAGGCCGGGGCGGGGCCAAAGCCAGCCTCGCCGGCGTTTGAGGCGCGGGTCCGGGCAGAGCCCGGGAGCCGCCCGCAGGGTCAGATCAGGCCGGGCCAGGCTCCGCCAAAGGGCCAGGCTCCGCCCGAGCGGCAGGACAAGGCCCAGACTCCGCCCAAGGACCACGCTCCGCCGACACCGACCGTCACCCTGTGGCCCGACACCTTCACGGAGTACCTCAGCCCCGACACCGGCCGCGCAGCAGTACGCGTACTCCAAGCGGCCGGACTCCGCGTAGCGGTCCCGCCGGGGAGGGTGTGCTGCGGCCTGACCTACGTGTCCACCGGCCGCCTCGACCGCGCCCGCAAGGTCCTGCGCCGCACCCTGGACGCGGTGGACGCGCTGGGCGCGCTGGGCGAGGCAGACGGCCCCGTACTGGTACTGGAACCCAGCTGCGCCGCAGCCCTCCGCACCGACCTCCCCGCCCTGCTCCCCGACGACCCCCGCGCCCCCCGCCTCGCGGCCGCCGTCCGTACCTTCGCCGAGACCCTGGAGGAGCACGCGCCGCACTGGCAGCCGCCCCGCCTCGACCGGCCGGTCGCCGGCCAGACCCACTGCCACCAGCACGCGGTCCTCGGCGACGGCGCCGACCGGCGGCTGCGCGAGCGGGCCGGGCTGGTCGGCGAGCTCAGCGGCGGCTGCTGCGGCCTGGCGGGCAACTTCGGCTTCGAGCCGGGCCACCACGAGGTCTCGGTGGCGTGCGCGGAGGAACAGCTGCTCCCGTCCTTGCGGGCGGCTCCCCCCAACGTCGTGGTCCAGGCGGACGGGTTCTCCTGCCGGACCCAGATCGCCCAGCTGGGCGGCGGCGGCCACCGGCCCCGGCACCTGGCGGAACTGCTGGCGGAGGGGCTGGACGGGGGCGAGGGTCCGGGCGAGGGCACAGCGGGCGCAGCCGACACGTAG
- the serC gene encoding phosphoserine transaminase — protein sequence MAEIQIPADIKPADGRFGAGPSKVRTEALDALAATGTSLLGTSHRQAPVKNLVGSVRQGVRDLFSLPEGYEVILGNGGSTAFWDIATHGLIEQKSQHLTFGEFSSKFAKAAKLAPWLDAPSVISSEPGTHPEPVAEAGVDVYAYTHNETSTGVAAPLKRVAGADAGSLVLVDATSGAGGLPVDITETDVYYFAPQKSFASDGGLWLAAFSPAALERAQRVHDSGRHIPEFFSLPTAIDNSLKNQTYNTPALSTLFLLNQQLEWLNGQGGLEFATGRTAASARNLYGWAEASKYATPFVVDADKRSAVIGTIDFSDDVDAAAVAKVLRANGIVDTEPYRKLGRNQLRVAMFPAIDPADVQALTACIDYVIEKL from the coding sequence GTGGCCGAGATCCAGATTCCCGCTGACATCAAGCCCGCCGACGGACGCTTCGGCGCGGGCCCCTCCAAGGTGCGGACCGAGGCGCTGGACGCCCTCGCCGCCACCGGAACCTCCCTGCTCGGAACCTCGCACCGCCAGGCCCCGGTCAAGAACCTGGTCGGCTCGGTGCGTCAGGGTGTCCGGGACCTCTTCTCCCTGCCCGAGGGCTACGAGGTGATCCTGGGCAACGGCGGCTCCACCGCCTTCTGGGACATCGCGACGCACGGGCTGATCGAGCAGAAGTCCCAGCACCTCACCTTCGGCGAGTTCTCCTCCAAGTTCGCCAAGGCCGCCAAGCTCGCGCCGTGGCTGGACGCGCCCAGCGTGATCTCCTCCGAGCCGGGTACGCACCCCGAGCCGGTCGCCGAGGCGGGCGTGGACGTGTACGCGTACACCCACAACGAGACCTCGACGGGTGTCGCGGCGCCGCTCAAGCGCGTCGCGGGCGCCGACGCCGGGTCCCTCGTCCTGGTGGACGCGACCTCGGGCGCCGGCGGTCTGCCGGTGGACATCACCGAGACGGACGTCTACTACTTCGCCCCGCAGAAGTCCTTCGCCTCGGACGGCGGGCTGTGGCTGGCGGCGTTCTCCCCGGCGGCCCTGGAGCGCGCGCAGCGCGTTCACGACTCCGGCCGGCACATCCCGGAGTTCTTCTCGCTGCCGACGGCGATCGACAACTCGCTGAAGAACCAGACGTACAACACCCCGGCCCTGTCCACCCTCTTCCTGCTGAACCAGCAGCTGGAGTGGCTCAACGGCCAGGGCGGTCTGGAGTTCGCGACGGGCCGTACGGCGGCCAGCGCGCGCAACCTGTACGGCTGGGCGGAGGCGTCGAAGTACGCGACCCCGTTCGTCGTGGACGCCGACAAGCGTTCCGCCGTCATCGGCACGATCGACTTCTCGGACGACGTCGACGCGGCGGCCGTGGCCAAGGTGCTGCGCGCCAACGGCATCGTGGACACCGAGCCGTACCGCAAGCTCGGCCGCAACCAGCTGCGCGTAGCGATGTTCCCGGCGATCGACCCGGCGGACGTGCAGGCGCTGACCGCGTGCATCGACTACGTGATCGAGAAGCTCTGA
- a CDS encoding DNRLRE domain-containing protein, translated as MTMQNTRPGGRAGGAPRRALSLVLAAGTVTTGLIALAPASAAADTATTTAAAAGTVRATAAGSTVGAVESWTRVSKKHPNSAYWKSADALRAGNEGGAQGLSRSFLQLGTANLKGADVTAAILRVRNTAAATCTAKPVELWSVDPVSATTTWKNQPAKGAKLATVTAAKGRPGCAAGDLEFDVTALLKDAAATNRTAVTVGLFAADENDTSAWKRFDPKSAVLETTVAPAVPVTPAPVVSGLRTDPATACTGGLIGNTSQVKLFATVDSPATGWPSAEFQVFRADTGALVRAVSVQADSNRIATLAVPDTDLPTGDYTWNVRGVAEGAPASAWSPSCAFSVDRTRPGTPPVISSAEFPSADNGQPEHTGTARTPGTFTFTGGAGDTDLAEIVYWTDADQTRRSVAPGGSAVITPLSAGPQSVHAYSVDKAGNLSDTAHYLFVANRAPKPDAAGDLNGDGHGDLWTLDAAGRLLFRAGKGDGTFAAPTDAGVTLDAGSQIVASGDWGQDGYNDLVVLAPGDGGRKLWVYPNTGLGAVDTLNRFDLSVLDEANAHWADADQVTSAGDLDGDGAPELLVRQGAQLWLYYGSASGYVDWVAPVAVGGSGGSGWEGLTVVAPGDTDGDGLADLWVRDDATGELFAVRGSAGADGTLDTAGWGSGPRTAIGSGLTRAAYPTLGTSGDLTGDARADLTATTAHGAAVYFRATDTGIESTPVTLN; from the coding sequence ATGACCATGCAAAACACCAGGCCGGGGGGCCGGGCGGGCGGCGCGCCCAGACGCGCGCTGTCGCTCGTCCTGGCAGCGGGCACGGTGACGACGGGGCTCATCGCCCTGGCGCCCGCGTCCGCCGCCGCTGACACCGCCACCACCACGGCCGCCGCCGCCGGCACCGTACGGGCCACCGCTGCGGGCAGCACGGTCGGCGCCGTGGAGAGCTGGACTCGGGTCTCGAAGAAGCACCCGAACTCCGCCTACTGGAAGTCCGCCGACGCCCTGCGCGCCGGCAACGAGGGTGGCGCCCAGGGCCTGTCCCGCTCCTTCCTCCAGCTCGGCACCGCGAACCTCAAGGGCGCCGACGTCACCGCCGCCATCCTGCGCGTCCGCAACACCGCCGCGGCCACCTGCACGGCCAAGCCCGTCGAACTGTGGAGCGTGGACCCGGTCTCGGCGACGACGACCTGGAAGAACCAGCCCGCCAAGGGCGCGAAGCTCGCCACGGTCACCGCCGCCAAGGGCCGCCCCGGCTGCGCCGCCGGGGACCTGGAGTTCGACGTCACCGCCCTCCTCAAGGACGCCGCGGCCACGAACCGGACCGCCGTCACCGTCGGCCTCTTCGCCGCCGACGAGAACGACACCTCCGCGTGGAAGCGCTTCGACCCGAAGAGCGCCGTCCTGGAGACCACCGTCGCCCCCGCCGTCCCCGTCACCCCCGCACCGGTCGTCTCGGGGCTGCGCACCGACCCCGCCACCGCCTGCACCGGCGGCCTCATCGGGAACACGTCACAGGTCAAGCTGTTCGCCACCGTCGACAGCCCGGCGACCGGCTGGCCGTCCGCCGAGTTCCAGGTCTTCCGGGCCGACACCGGCGCCCTCGTACGGGCCGTCTCCGTGCAGGCGGACTCGAACCGGATCGCCACCCTGGCCGTCCCCGACACCGACCTGCCCACCGGCGACTACACCTGGAACGTGCGCGGCGTCGCCGAAGGCGCCCCGGCCTCCGCCTGGTCGCCGAGCTGCGCCTTCTCGGTGGACCGTACGCGTCCCGGCACGCCCCCGGTGATCAGCTCGGCGGAGTTCCCCTCCGCGGACAACGGGCAGCCCGAGCACACCGGCACGGCCCGCACCCCCGGCACCTTCACCTTCACGGGCGGCGCCGGTGACACGGACCTCGCGGAGATCGTCTACTGGACGGACGCCGACCAGACCCGCCGCTCCGTCGCCCCCGGCGGCAGCGCCGTCATCACCCCGCTGAGCGCCGGCCCGCAGAGCGTCCACGCCTACAGCGTGGACAAGGCCGGCAACCTCTCCGACACCGCTCACTACCTCTTCGTCGCGAACCGCGCCCCGAAGCCCGACGCGGCCGGAGACCTCAACGGCGACGGCCACGGCGACCTGTGGACCCTCGACGCCGCCGGCCGCCTCCTGTTCCGCGCGGGCAAGGGGGACGGCACCTTCGCCGCCCCCACCGACGCGGGAGTGACCCTGGACGCCGGCTCGCAGATCGTGGCGAGCGGGGACTGGGGCCAGGACGGCTACAACGACCTGGTGGTACTGGCTCCCGGTGACGGCGGCCGGAAGCTGTGGGTCTACCCGAACACCGGGCTCGGGGCGGTCGACACCCTCAACCGCTTCGACCTCTCCGTCCTCGACGAGGCCAACGCCCACTGGGCGGACGCGGACCAGGTGACCTCCGCCGGTGACCTCGACGGCGACGGCGCGCCCGAACTGCTCGTGCGGCAGGGCGCGCAGCTGTGGCTGTACTACGGCAGCGCCTCGGGCTACGTGGACTGGGTCGCGCCCGTCGCCGTGGGCGGCTCGGGCGGCTCGGGCTGGGAGGGCCTCACCGTCGTCGCCCCGGGCGACACCGATGGTGACGGCCTCGCCGACCTGTGGGTACGCGACGACGCCACCGGCGAGCTCTTCGCCGTGCGCGGGAGCGCGGGCGCCGACGGCACGCTCGACACCGCCGGCTGGGGCTCCGGCCCCCGCACCGCGATCGGCTCCGGGCTCACCCGCGCGGCCTACCCGACGCTCGGCACCTCCGGCGACCTCACCGGCGACGCACGCGCCGACCTGACGGCCACCACCGCCCACGGCGCCGCCGTGTACTTCCGCGCCACCGACACCGGCATCGAGAGCACCCCGGTCACCCTGAACTGA
- a CDS encoding helix-turn-helix domain-containing protein — protein sequence MGLAERRKTLGYSQEKLAGLLGVDRTTVGRWESGRIKPQPPQRRGLAIALEVSLQELDALLTGLRAAGQEATGQQSSDHPSAGDPDEMIRREFLRILTVNGALTALPVGEAEALTDGVLRGMPADFERMNSHLWQVYQLARSKGSVYPVIRDQLTTLNEALAASRGSSRPLLSAAADLFQMAGEVAFDGNRYTDAAASYSLAASVSKDAGAYDLWACALVRHAYVDMSEQRYRQAAQMLGAAERLAGRGDSDLSTRHWVASVQAEAYAGLGDLTACERALDQAEKVRDLTTDSTNGGWLRFDGIRLAEERGARYVQLGRLDLAEATLKTALAQTALASGQSYRRRGAVLTSLAAIGAKRRDPDQVLAYGREAVSLARASASGYVARRLQALCDEFGPLSRDHRVAELGAEIVTLSTP from the coding sequence ATGGGGCTAGCCGAACGGCGCAAGACCCTGGGCTACAGTCAGGAGAAATTGGCCGGGTTACTCGGCGTGGACCGCACGACGGTCGGGCGCTGGGAGAGCGGCAGGATCAAACCGCAGCCACCCCAGCGGCGAGGCTTGGCCATCGCCCTCGAAGTCAGCCTCCAAGAGCTTGACGCCCTCCTGACAGGGCTACGAGCCGCAGGACAGGAGGCCACAGGGCAGCAGTCCAGTGACCACCCGAGCGCGGGAGACCCCGACGAAATGATCCGCCGCGAATTCCTCCGCATCCTCACCGTCAACGGGGCACTGACGGCCCTGCCGGTCGGTGAGGCCGAAGCCCTCACCGACGGGGTGCTGAGGGGGATGCCCGCCGACTTCGAGCGGATGAACAGCCACCTGTGGCAGGTCTACCAACTGGCACGTTCGAAAGGCTCGGTCTACCCGGTAATCCGTGACCAGCTGACGACACTGAACGAAGCCCTGGCCGCCAGCCGAGGCAGTTCCCGCCCCCTCCTGAGCGCGGCGGCCGACCTCTTCCAGATGGCCGGCGAAGTCGCGTTCGACGGGAACCGGTACACCGACGCCGCAGCCTCGTACTCGCTCGCTGCCTCGGTCAGCAAAGACGCGGGCGCGTACGACCTGTGGGCCTGCGCTCTCGTACGCCACGCCTACGTGGACATGTCCGAGCAGCGCTACCGCCAGGCGGCGCAGATGCTGGGCGCGGCCGAGCGGCTGGCCGGTCGAGGGGACAGCGACCTCTCGACGCGGCATTGGGTCGCGTCGGTCCAAGCGGAGGCGTACGCCGGTCTTGGCGACCTCACGGCGTGCGAACGCGCACTGGACCAGGCCGAGAAGGTCAGGGACCTCACCACGGACAGTACGAATGGCGGATGGCTTCGCTTCGACGGCATCCGTCTGGCCGAGGAGCGCGGAGCGCGGTACGTGCAGCTTGGACGCCTGGACCTGGCGGAGGCGACGTTGAAGACCGCACTGGCGCAGACGGCACTTGCGTCGGGGCAGTCGTATCGGCGCCGGGGTGCAGTGCTGACCAGCCTGGCCGCCATCGGCGCGAAGCGGCGTGACCCCGACCAGGTTCTTGCGTACGGGCGGGAAGCCGTCAGCCTGGCCCGAGCCTCAGCATCCGGGTACGTCGCCCGTAGACTCCAAGCCCTGTGCGACGAGTTCGGTCCCTTGAGCCGCGACCACCGCGTAGCGGAGCTGGGGGCGGAGATCGTCACGCTGAGCACGCCGTGA
- a CDS encoding cupin domain-containing protein: MDHHFVTAMEKALGWDGPRELGAAFARGTIEDLDLLDRLLNPKKLLDLVMRRSVTTPQFRIFQEGAELHPGRYIHASVTRRGQAIPMADMHRVGALMREGCTMVLDEVDFFDPAMEATCRALQWWARELVQVNAYLTTQDASGFKLHWDDHDVVIVQLAGRKSWEVRDASRKAPMYRDSAPNSEPSDEIVWQGVMEPGDVMHIPRGFWHQATRDDQGDGYSLHATFGIVKRVGVNWLAWLADQARTQELFRYDLDRWNSPGQWEGQQRLLADTVAEMATELTPQDFFDARERERLAARHVPATGLFGKPAAVVCVTDFEPVIEQHADTVDVLAAGKKVSFSGKAYPALALLLSGHPVDIADAAEKTGLDVEQLAEILLKEELCTELTPALSSAYTGLVTTATS, from the coding sequence GTGGACCACCACTTCGTCACCGCGATGGAGAAAGCCCTCGGCTGGGACGGCCCCAGGGAACTCGGAGCGGCTTTCGCCCGGGGAACAATCGAGGACCTCGATCTGCTCGATCGCCTGCTCAACCCCAAGAAGCTGCTGGACCTGGTGATGCGCCGCAGCGTCACCACCCCACAGTTCCGCATCTTCCAGGAAGGCGCCGAACTGCACCCTGGCCGCTACATCCACGCCTCCGTCACACGGAGGGGACAGGCCATCCCCATGGCCGACATGCACCGGGTCGGCGCGCTGATGCGCGAGGGCTGCACCATGGTTCTGGACGAGGTCGACTTCTTCGACCCGGCCATGGAAGCGACCTGCCGCGCGCTCCAGTGGTGGGCCCGTGAGCTGGTGCAGGTGAACGCCTACCTGACCACCCAGGACGCCAGCGGCTTCAAGCTCCACTGGGACGACCACGACGTCGTGATCGTCCAGCTCGCCGGCCGCAAGAGCTGGGAAGTCCGCGATGCCTCGCGCAAGGCTCCGATGTACCGCGACTCCGCCCCCAACTCCGAGCCCAGCGACGAGATCGTGTGGCAGGGCGTCATGGAGCCCGGCGACGTGATGCACATCCCCCGCGGCTTCTGGCACCAGGCCACGCGGGACGACCAGGGCGACGGCTACAGCCTTCACGCCACCTTCGGCATCGTGAAGCGCGTCGGAGTGAACTGGCTGGCCTGGCTCGCCGACCAAGCCCGCACGCAGGAACTGTTCCGGTACGACCTAGACCGCTGGAACTCCCCTGGCCAGTGGGAGGGGCAGCAGCGGCTCCTGGCCGACACCGTTGCCGAGATGGCTACGGAGCTCACCCCGCAGGACTTCTTCGATGCCCGGGAGCGGGAACGCCTTGCGGCCCGGCATGTCCCGGCCACCGGCCTCTTCGGCAAGCCCGCGGCCGTCGTGTGCGTCACCGACTTCGAGCCCGTGATCGAGCAGCACGCCGACACCGTGGACGTCCTCGCGGCAGGCAAGAAGGTCTCCTTCTCCGGAAAGGCGTACCCCGCGCTCGCCCTGCTGCTGAGCGGCCACCCCGTCGACATCGCCGACGCTGCCGAGAAGACCGGCCTGGACGTGGAGCAGCTCGCCGAGATCCTGCTGAAGGAGGAACTGTGCACGGAGCTGACCCCCGCCTTGTCCTCGGCTTACACCGGTCTCGTCACCACCGCGACATCCTGA